The Alteripontixanthobacter sp. genome has a window encoding:
- a CDS encoding DUF2141 domain-containing protein yields the protein MRNGSWIVGQLWSKPLAAAALAAALIGGAGTGFAKSEAASVDVTVTITDLRSAEGVVRACMTTDPGRFPKCRGAAGAHSAVVPAGDGATVTFNGVKPGRYAIALLHDENDNGKADRALMMMPKEGFGFSRDAKVRMGPPKFDAAAFDVGTAPIRQTIRMRYML from the coding sequence ATGCGGAACGGATCGTGGATTGTCGGACAGCTTTGGTCCAAACCGCTCGCCGCAGCAGCGCTCGCAGCAGCACTGATCGGCGGGGCCGGCACGGGTTTCGCCAAATCGGAAGCCGCCAGCGTCGATGTCACCGTTACCATTACCGATCTGCGCTCTGCCGAAGGCGTGGTGCGCGCTTGCATGACTACCGATCCCGGCAGGTTCCCCAAATGCCGGGGGGCTGCCGGTGCCCATAGTGCGGTTGTCCCTGCCGGGGACGGCGCCACGGTCACTTTCAACGGCGTAAAACCGGGGCGCTATGCGATTGCGCTGCTCCATGACGAGAACGATAATGGCAAGGCCGACCGGGCGCTGATGATGATGCCCAAGGAAGGGTTCGGCTTTTCGCGCGATGCCAAGGTGCGCATGGGTCCGCCGAAATTCGATGCGGCTGCATTCGATGTCGGCACCGCGCCGATCCGCCAGACGATCCGTATGCGCTACATGCTTTAA
- a CDS encoding sterol desaturase family protein: MLAAILISALAMSAIVAARYFATSGLFAWATSKVVPGHYTGLRPQIRREIGWSLVSAAIYGVPAGVVAWGWQNLGWTLIYTDPGDYPLWYMPVSVLAYLLLHDTWFYWTHRAMHDPRLFRRMHAVHHDSRPPTAWAAMSFHPSEALTGAVVIPLLVFLVPIHIAMLGLVLAIMTVMGVTNHMGWEMFPRWLVHSTFGGWLITASHHQRHHEQYRCNYGLYFRIWDRLCGTDRGLSDSFGPNRSPQQRSQQH; this comes from the coding sequence ATGCTTGCCGCAATCCTCATATCCGCCCTCGCCATGAGCGCCATTGTCGCGGCCAGGTATTTCGCGACCAGCGGATTGTTCGCTTGGGCGACCAGCAAGGTCGTGCCGGGCCATTATACAGGTCTGCGCCCGCAAATCCGCCGCGAAATCGGGTGGTCGCTCGTCTCGGCGGCGATTTACGGCGTGCCTGCCGGGGTCGTGGCATGGGGTTGGCAGAACCTGGGCTGGACGCTGATCTACACCGATCCGGGCGATTATCCGCTGTGGTACATGCCGGTCTCTGTCCTGGCCTATTTGCTGCTGCACGATACCTGGTTCTACTGGACCCACCGGGCGATGCACGATCCGCGGCTGTTTCGCCGGATGCATGCGGTGCATCACGACAGCCGCCCGCCCACCGCCTGGGCCGCGATGAGCTTCCATCCCAGCGAGGCGCTGACCGGCGCGGTCGTCATTCCGCTGCTGGTGTTCCTGGTGCCGATCCATATCGCGATGCTGGGGCTGGTTCTGGCGATCATGACGGTCATGGGGGTGACCAACCATATGGGGTGGGAGATGTTTCCCCGCTGGCTTGTTCACTCTACGTTTGGAGGCTGGCTGATAACGGCCAGCCATCACCAGCGGCATCATGAACAGTATCGCTGCAATTACGGGCTCTATTTCAGGATTTGGGATCGATTATGCGGAACGGATCGTGGATTGTCGGACAGCTTTGGTCCAAACCGCTCGCCGCAGCAGCGCTCGCAGCAGCACTGA
- a CDS encoding MmcB family DNA repair protein — MSEAALIESVAAANPAARDVARGIARLFARNDIWCLAEMPLRNGRRADLMGVDAKGRVVIVEIKVSRADLLGDGKWPDYLDHCDRFYWGLPPSLDRSVLERDDYQPDCCGIIVADAYDGEIVRPAPSHPLAAARRKVEVERLARTSLRRGVVGIDPECAPWGGEAAQ, encoded by the coding sequence ATGTCCGAAGCCGCCTTGATCGAATCAGTCGCCGCCGCCAATCCCGCTGCACGGGACGTGGCGCGCGGTATCGCCCGCCTGTTCGCCCGCAACGATATCTGGTGCCTTGCCGAAATGCCGCTGAGGAACGGTCGCCGCGCCGATCTGATGGGAGTCGATGCCAAGGGCCGGGTGGTGATCGTGGAGATCAAGGTCAGCCGTGCGGATCTGCTGGGCGATGGCAAGTGGCCCGATTATCTGGACCATTGCGACCGGTTTTATTGGGGCCTGCCGCCATCGCTGGATCGCAGCGTGCTGGAACGGGACGATTACCAGCCCGATTGCTGCGGGATCATCGTGGCCGATGCCTATGATGGTGAAATCGTGCGCCCCGCCCCCTCGCACCCGCTCGCAGCGGCGCGGCGCAAGGTGGAGGTGGAGCGACTGGCGCGCACTTCATTACGGCGCGGCGTGGTCGGGATCGACCCGGAATGCGCGCCCTGGGGCGGCGAGGCGGCGCAATAG
- a CDS encoding 23S rRNA (pseudouridine(1915)-N(3))-methyltransferase RlmH, producing the protein MLLHVVARGKIARSPEAELVARYEKRIIWPLKLTELPETGGRLGEPVSPAKLVLLDERGRDLSSEQLAQTLGQWRDTGIRETRLVLGAADGHTKAERADADLLLAFGSATWPHLLARAMLMEQLYRATAILAGHPYHRAG; encoded by the coding sequence ATGCTGCTCCACGTCGTCGCTCGCGGAAAGATCGCCCGCTCGCCCGAGGCGGAGCTGGTCGCGCGCTACGAAAAGCGCATCATTTGGCCGCTCAAGCTGACCGAATTGCCCGAAACGGGGGGCCGGCTGGGCGAGCCTGTCAGCCCGGCGAAGCTGGTCCTGCTCGACGAGCGGGGGCGGGATCTGTCGTCCGAGCAGCTTGCCCAAACGCTCGGCCAATGGCGCGATACCGGCATTCGCGAGACCCGCTTGGTGCTGGGTGCAGCCGACGGCCATACGAAGGCGGAGCGCGCCGATGCAGACCTGCTGCTGGCTTTCGGCAGCGCCACCTGGCCGCATCTTCTCGCCCGCGCGATGCTGATGGAGCAACTCTACCGCGCCACCGCTATCCTTGCGGGCCATCCCTATCATCGGGCAGGGTAG
- a CDS encoding peptidoglycan DD-metalloendopeptidase family protein, with amino-acid sequence MMSRKSVLFIVAPALVLGGGLWAQGGSYADAGEARAALTRAQQQARAAQSRGKRLEAEARQATEAAEKTAREAAALAARIQQAEAGIAAAEARLSLIGDQRARLNKRLAERREPLIRLTAALQKLARRPLALSILRPGSVRETVYLRAVLESTIPQVRERTAALRAEIERGRALEAEAQAALGTLRTSEGELDDRRQRLAAIESRQRLASRQAQGDAARETDRALALAEEARDLDALVAGLGEMGSLREELAALPGPIMRPPRPERSEVIASNAPSAAPGAAASAPAGFQMPVIGRTLSGFGEQGEGGTRNTGVTLAPPTGAQVVAPAAGRVAFAGPYRGYGAIVIVEHAGGWTSLVTGLARTDVTVGQDLVGGAPLGVAEVEDPQVMLELRRKGTPVNPLDFVGR; translated from the coding sequence ATGATGTCGCGCAAATCCGTGCTGTTCATCGTTGCTCCGGCGCTGGTGCTGGGCGGCGGGTTATGGGCCCAGGGCGGCAGCTATGCCGATGCCGGCGAGGCGCGCGCCGCCTTGACCCGTGCGCAGCAGCAGGCCCGCGCCGCCCAGAGCCGCGGAAAGCGGCTGGAAGCAGAGGCGCGCCAGGCCACCGAGGCAGCGGAAAAGACCGCGCGCGAGGCTGCGGCGCTCGCCGCGAGAATCCAGCAGGCCGAAGCCGGGATTGCCGCCGCCGAAGCGCGGCTCAGCCTGATCGGCGATCAGCGCGCGCGATTGAACAAGCGGCTGGCCGAGCGGCGCGAGCCGCTTATCCGGCTGACCGCCGCCTTGCAGAAACTGGCGCGGCGTCCGCTGGCCCTGTCCATCCTGCGGCCGGGATCGGTGCGCGAAACCGTTTACCTGCGCGCCGTGCTGGAATCGACCATCCCGCAAGTACGCGAACGCACCGCCGCGCTGCGCGCCGAAATCGAGCGCGGGCGGGCATTGGAGGCGGAGGCTCAGGCAGCGCTCGGCACGCTGAGGACGAGCGAAGGCGAACTGGACGACCGGCGCCAGCGGCTCGCCGCGATCGAGAGCCGCCAGCGCCTCGCCTCGCGCCAGGCGCAGGGCGATGCGGCGCGCGAGACCGACCGTGCTTTGGCGCTGGCCGAGGAAGCGCGTGATCTCGATGCGCTGGTAGCGGGGCTGGGCGAAATGGGTTCGCTGCGTGAAGAACTGGCGGCGCTGCCCGGCCCGATCATGCGCCCACCGCGCCCCGAACGTTCGGAAGTGATCGCTTCCAATGCGCCATCTGCCGCTCCCGGCGCCGCTGCAAGCGCGCCGGCGGGCTTCCAGATGCCGGTAATCGGGCGCACCCTGTCCGGGTTTGGCGAGCAGGGAGAGGGCGGTACGCGCAATACCGGGGTGACGTTGGCTCCGCCTACCGGCGCGCAGGTCGTCGCCCCGGCAGCGGGCCGGGTGGCGTTCGCCGGGCCGTATCGCGGCTATGGCGCAATCGTGATCGTCGAACATGCGGGCGGCTGGACCAGCCTGGTCACCGGGCTCGCCCGCACGGATGTAACGGTCGGGCAGGATCTGGTCGGCGGCGCGCCGCTGGGCGTGGCCGAGGTGGAAGATCCGCAGGTCATGCTGGAACTGCGGCGCAAGGGCACGCCGGTCAATCCGCTCGATTTTGTCGGGCGGTAG
- a CDS encoding S41 family peptidase, whose protein sequence is MKLVRYLKPAALVTAVALIPATTAGMAQVDGRAGPEFAKLFATYQQIKKSYVEPVEDEKLIRGAIDGMLASLDPHSAYLDGSDLQRLETMIDGNYSGLGLSVIMEDGAVKIISPFRGSPAEEAGIKAGDYITHLDGDLIYGGELDEAVNRMRGPAGTDIRLTVFRPGRDEPFDVTVTRGVIELEPVTHELQPGNIGVIIVNEFSRDVGRDVFTAWEKLREEASGRLTGLVLDLRSNPGGSLDEAVALSDLFLDKGRIVSQRGRARGETLLYDAESVFMGEIAKDVPMIVLIDAGSASASEIVAGALQDHRRAVIMGDRSFGKGSVQTLLPLGRDAALKLTTARYFTPKGHSVQEGGIKPDITVPQLSDPDLARRAKFRMRESDLRGHLINELALEDEALEQDNLDDPRFKLTAAELEEQGVEDFQLHYALQTLRRTAPSSMASRPAKKPAAKP, encoded by the coding sequence ATGAAACTCGTCCGCTATCTCAAACCCGCAGCGCTGGTTACCGCCGTGGCGCTGATTCCTGCCACCACCGCCGGTATGGCGCAGGTCGATGGGCGCGCCGGGCCGGAATTTGCCAAGCTGTTTGCGACATATCAGCAGATCAAGAAATCCTATGTCGAGCCGGTGGAGGATGAAAAGCTGATCCGCGGCGCAATCGATGGAATGCTTGCCAGCCTCGATCCGCACAGCGCCTATCTCGACGGCAGCGACCTGCAGCGTCTCGAAACCATGATCGACGGCAATTATTCGGGGCTGGGCCTGTCGGTCATCATGGAAGATGGCGCGGTCAAGATCATCAGCCCGTTTCGCGGCAGCCCGGCGGAAGAGGCCGGGATCAAGGCCGGCGATTACATCACCCATCTGGATGGCGATCTGATCTATGGCGGCGAGCTGGACGAGGCGGTCAACCGCATGCGCGGCCCCGCCGGAACCGATATTCGCCTGACCGTATTTCGCCCCGGCCGTGACGAGCCGTTCGACGTGACGGTAACGCGCGGCGTGATCGAGCTGGAGCCGGTCACCCATGAGCTCCAGCCTGGCAATATCGGCGTGATTATCGTCAATGAATTTTCCCGCGATGTCGGGCGCGACGTGTTTACCGCCTGGGAAAAGCTGCGCGAGGAAGCATCGGGCAGGCTCACCGGGCTGGTGCTCGACCTGCGCTCCAACCCCGGCGGTTCGCTGGACGAGGCGGTGGCGCTGTCCGACCTGTTCCTCGACAAGGGCCGGATCGTCTCGCAGCGCGGCCGCGCGCGCGGCGAGACGCTGCTTTACGATGCGGAAAGCGTGTTCATGGGCGAAATCGCCAAGGATGTGCCGATGATCGTGCTGATCGATGCCGGTTCCGCCTCGGCCTCCGAAATCGTGGCTGGCGCGCTGCAGGATCATCGCCGCGCGGTGATCATGGGCGATCGCAGCTTCGGCAAGGGCAGCGTGCAGACGTTGCTGCCACTGGGCCGCGATGCCGCGCTCAAGCTGACCACGGCGCGCTATTTCACGCCCAAGGGCCATTCGGTGCAGGAAGGCGGGATCAAACCCGATATCACCGTGCCGCAGCTATCCGATCCCGATCTTGCGCGCCGGGCCAAGTTCCGTATGCGCGAATCCGATCTGCGCGGCCATCTGATCAACGAGCTGGCGCTGGAGGACGAGGCGCTGGAGCAGGACAATCTCGACGATCCGCGCTTCAAGCTGACCGCAGCCGAGCTGGAGGAGCAGGGCGTGGAAGATTTCCAGCTGCATTACGCGCTGCAAACCTTGCGCCGCACCGCGCCCAGCAGCATGGCCTCGCGCCCGGCCAAGAAACCCGCTGCAAAGCCCTGA
- a CDS encoding disulfide bond formation protein B translates to MTTAQTLGPSDRLARALAFAIPALLLGGAYIGQYGFGLYPCEMCMWQRWPHFAAIALALVSGFMAPRQLWIALAGLAILTSGMIGAFHAGVEYGWWEGITSCAIAVEGGGDPLEAVMGAPIIRCDKAPWDLFGISLAGWNFIISSAGAIAILSLLARKRKTA, encoded by the coding sequence ATGACGACAGCTCAGACGCTTGGCCCATCGGACCGGCTCGCCCGTGCGCTGGCCTTTGCAATCCCCGCGCTGCTGCTTGGGGGCGCCTATATCGGGCAATATGGCTTTGGCCTGTACCCGTGCGAGATGTGCATGTGGCAACGCTGGCCGCATTTCGCCGCGATCGCGCTGGCGCTGGTGTCCGGTTTCATGGCTCCCAGGCAGCTATGGATAGCGCTCGCCGGACTGGCGATCCTCACCTCCGGCATGATCGGGGCGTTCCATGCGGGCGTGGAATATGGCTGGTGGGAAGGGATAACCTCCTGCGCCATCGCGGTTGAAGGCGGCGGCGACCCGCTGGAGGCGGTGATGGGTGCGCCGATCATCCGCTGCGACAAGGCGCCGTGGGACCTTTTCGGGATCTCGCTGGCGGGCTGGAACTTCATCATATCGAGCGCCGGGGCGATCGCGATCCTGTCGCTGCTGGCACGCAAAAGGAAAACGGCATGA
- a CDS encoding demethoxyubiquinone hydroxylase family protein, giving the protein MNIPTGPVDTEAMIRVDQAGEFGANRIYAGQLAVMGDRGPHSAEIRAMAEQEERHREQFDALMARRGVRPTVLQPLWSVAGYGLGAITALIGPEAAMACTAAVETEIDKHYSDQLDALEASGTDPELAGMIEDFREDEREHRDAALAAGAEKAPAYQLLSGAIRLGCRAAIKLAEKV; this is encoded by the coding sequence ATGAACATCCCCACCGGGCCGGTCGATACAGAGGCGATGATCCGCGTGGATCAGGCGGGCGAATTTGGCGCGAACCGGATTTACGCCGGGCAGCTTGCCGTGATGGGCGACCGCGGCCCACATTCGGCGGAAATCCGCGCCATGGCGGAGCAGGAAGAGCGGCACCGCGAACAATTCGATGCGCTGATGGCGCGGCGCGGCGTGCGCCCGACCGTGCTGCAGCCTTTATGGTCGGTCGCCGGATACGGCCTGGGTGCGATTACCGCGCTGATCGGTCCGGAAGCGGCGATGGCCTGCACCGCCGCCGTGGAAACCGAGATCGACAAGCATTATTCTGACCAGCTCGACGCGCTCGAAGCATCGGGCACCGATCCCGAGCTGGCCGGAATGATTGAGGATTTCCGCGAGGATGAGCGCGAGCACCGCGATGCGGCATTGGCCGCCGGGGCGGAAAAAGCGCCCGCCTATCAGCTGCTGTCGGGTGCGATCCGGCTGGGCTGCCGCGCCGCTATCAAGCTGGCGGAGAAGGTATAA
- a CDS encoding SDR family NAD(P)-dependent oxidoreductase — MAILITGAAGFIGAALAQRLLARGDQVIGIDDLNAYYQVSLKEDRLARLRESGGDRFAFHQLDFADNDALMAALDGSEIDRIVHLGAQAGVRYSLDNPQAYVRSNLAGHVNMLELARERQVRHMVYASSSSVYGGNDKFPFSVEDRVDHPVSLYAATKRADELMSETYAHLFRLPLTGLRFFTVYGPWGRPDMMLWLFTRAILAGEPIEVFNHGDMYRDFTHISDIVDGVTACLDGPPADDGEAKPGGSVKPHALYNIGNNRSEKLMKVIGLIEDACGRKAQLEMLPMQPGDVHRTAADISAMQRDFGYDPQMRVEQGVPEFVDWFRAYHA; from the coding sequence ATGGCGATATTGATAACAGGGGCGGCCGGCTTCATCGGCGCTGCATTGGCGCAGCGGCTGCTGGCGCGCGGCGACCAGGTGATCGGGATCGACGATCTCAACGCTTATTACCAGGTCTCGCTGAAGGAAGACCGGCTGGCGCGGCTGCGCGAATCGGGCGGCGATCGGTTCGCCTTCCACCAGCTGGATTTCGCCGATAACGATGCGCTGATGGCTGCGCTGGATGGCAGCGAGATCGACCGGATCGTCCATCTGGGCGCGCAAGCGGGCGTACGCTATTCGCTCGACAATCCGCAGGCATATGTCCGCTCGAACCTGGCCGGTCATGTGAACATGCTGGAACTGGCGCGCGAGCGGCAGGTGCGCCACATGGTCTATGCCAGCTCCTCCAGTGTCTATGGCGGGAACGACAAGTTTCCCTTCAGTGTAGAGGACCGGGTGGATCACCCCGTCTCGCTCTACGCTGCGACCAAGCGCGCCGATGAATTGATGAGCGAGACCTACGCGCATCTGTTCCGCTTGCCCCTGACCGGATTACGCTTTTTCACCGTCTATGGCCCGTGGGGTCGGCCGGACATGATGCTGTGGCTATTCACCAGGGCAATCCTTGCCGGCGAACCGATCGAGGTCTTCAATCACGGCGACATGTACCGCGACTTCACCCATATTTCGGATATCGTGGACGGCGTGACAGCCTGCCTTGACGGACCGCCCGCCGATGATGGCGAGGCCAAACCCGGCGGCAGCGTAAAGCCGCATGCGCTCTACAATATCGGCAACAACCGCTCCGAAAAGCTGATGAAGGTCATCGGCCTGATCGAGGATGCCTGCGGGCGCAAGGCACAGCTTGAGATGCTGCCGATGCAGCCGGGCGACGTGCACCGGACCGCCGCCGATATCTCCGCCATGCAGCGCGATTTCGGCTACGATCCGCAAATGAGGGTAGAGCAGGGCGTGCCCGAATTCGTCGACTGGTTCCGGGCGTACCACGCCTAA
- the fabI gene encoding enoyl-ACP reductase FabI: protein MDGLMKGKRGLIMGLANDKSLAWGIAQQLADHGAQLAFSYQGEALKKRVAPLAEKLGSDFLIECDVSDMVNLDAAFETLQSRWDTLDFVVHAIGFSDKSELRGKYVDTSLENFLMTMNISAFSLVAVAQRAAKMMPPKAEDGSGGGSILTLTYYGAEKVIPHYNVMGVAKAALETSVQYLANDLGPDNIRVNALSAGPIKTLAASGIGDFRYILKWNELNSPLRRNVTIDDVGGAGLYLLSDLSSGVTGEVHHVDGGYHVVGMKQEDAPDIALDN, encoded by the coding sequence ATGGACGGTCTGATGAAGGGCAAGCGCGGGCTGATCATGGGCCTGGCGAACGACAAGTCGCTGGCCTGGGGCATCGCCCAGCAACTGGCCGATCACGGGGCGCAGCTGGCGTTCTCCTATCAGGGCGAGGCGCTGAAGAAGCGGGTTGCGCCGCTGGCGGAAAAGCTTGGCAGCGATTTCCTGATCGAATGCGACGTATCGGACATGGTCAATCTGGATGCGGCATTCGAGACCCTGCAATCGCGCTGGGACACCCTGGATTTCGTGGTCCACGCGATCGGTTTTTCGGACAAGAGCGAGCTGCGCGGCAAATATGTCGATACCAGCCTCGAAAATTTCCTGATGACGATGAATATCTCGGCTTTCTCGCTGGTCGCCGTGGCCCAGCGCGCTGCGAAGATGATGCCGCCCAAGGCCGAGGACGGCTCGGGAGGCGGCAGTATCCTGACGCTGACCTATTACGGCGCGGAAAAGGTCATCCCGCATTACAATGTGATGGGCGTGGCCAAGGCGGCGCTGGAAACCAGCGTGCAATATCTCGCCAACGATCTGGGTCCGGACAATATCCGCGTCAACGCGCTCAGCGCCGGTCCGATCAAGACGCTGGCAGCCAGCGGGATCGGCGATTTCCGCTATATCCTCAAATGGAACGAGCTTAATTCGCCGCTGCGGCGCAATGTCACTATCGACGATGTCGGCGGGGCGGGACTGTATTTGCTGTCGGACCTGTCCAGCGGAGTCACCGGCGAGGTGCACCATGTCGATGGCGGCTATCACGTGGTAGGCATGAAGCAGGAAGACGCGCCCGATATCGCGCTCGATAATTAG
- a CDS encoding YihY/virulence factor BrkB family protein, whose product MELESDEIPPPERRETPVNSPEARARQARLDRMRGRIKKRVGPGTRFFEVLKRVVVGAFNDGFIHAGNLAYMSMLAIFPFFITGAALFSLVGEDAERMASINAIISALPPVVGNVIEPVARSVVGQRSGWLLWAGGAFGLWTVSSLIETIRDILRRAYGTEATLAFWRYRILSAGIIILAVLLLMISLLAQVMIGAAQELIEAYIPQFENVLTYFELGRIIPALGLFGSIYLLFYTLTPHKYRARRYPKWPGALAVTGWWVGVTIALPPVMRNVFSYDLTYGSLAGMMIALFFFWLIGLGVVIGAELNAALAETPEEEAATAEADAADTDAADTDAEVESLEE is encoded by the coding sequence ATGGAACTGGAAAGTGACGAGATTCCTCCGCCCGAACGACGCGAAACACCGGTGAATTCACCCGAAGCGCGCGCCAGGCAGGCGCGGCTCGACCGTATGCGCGGGCGGATCAAGAAGCGCGTCGGCCCAGGCACGCGCTTTTTCGAAGTGCTCAAGCGCGTCGTGGTGGGCGCGTTCAACGATGGCTTCATCCATGCCGGCAACCTCGCTTACATGTCGATGCTGGCGATTTTTCCGTTCTTCATCACCGGCGCGGCGCTGTTCTCGCTGGTGGGAGAAGATGCCGAACGCATGGCATCGATCAACGCGATTATTTCCGCGCTGCCCCCGGTCGTCGGCAATGTGATCGAGCCGGTTGCGCGCAGCGTGGTCGGGCAGCGCAGCGGCTGGCTGTTATGGGCTGGCGGTGCGTTCGGACTGTGGACCGTATCCAGCCTGATCGAGACGATCCGCGACATTTTGCGCCGAGCCTATGGGACCGAGGCCACGCTGGCCTTTTGGCGGTACCGCATCCTTTCGGCGGGCATCATCATCCTGGCCGTGCTGCTGCTGATGATCAGCCTGCTGGCACAGGTGATGATCGGCGCGGCGCAGGAATTGATCGAGGCGTATATCCCGCAATTCGAGAATGTTCTGACCTATTTCGAACTGGGGCGGATCATCCCTGCGCTGGGGTTGTTCGGTTCGATCTATCTGCTGTTCTACACGCTGACGCCGCATAAATACCGTGCGCGCCGCTATCCCAAATGGCCCGGCGCGCTGGCCGTGACCGGGTGGTGGGTCGGCGTGACGATCGCGCTGCCGCCGGTCATGCGCAATGTTTTTTCCTACGATCTGACCTATGGCAGCCTGGCAGGCATGATGATCGCCCTGTTTTTCTTCTGGCTGATCGGGCTAGGTGTGGTGATCGGAGCGGAGCTGAACGCGGCACTGGCCGAAACGCCCGAGGAGGAGGCCGCCACCGCCGAAGCGGATGCCGCCGATACCGATGCCGCCGATACCGATGCCGAAGTTGAAAGCTTAGAGGAGTGA
- a CDS encoding J domain-containing protein, with amino-acid sequence MATTATDPYAILGVSRGANEKDIKSAYRKLAKELHPDRNKDNPQASEKFSKVTNAYDLLSDKDKRAQFDRGEIDADGNPANPFAGMGGGMGGGMGGGGFRPGAGGQRGYNAQDFQGFQSDDVDLGDIFEGLFGGGGGRARGPQGMGGMGGAAGGFGGRRPPPPQPKGADIAYRLKVPFLDAATRAPQRITLSDGKTIDLQLPAGVEDGTQMRLKGKGEQGPGGTGDGLVTISVEPHPFFTRNGDDVRLDVPVTLDEALNGAKVKVPTVDGPVMVTIKPQTDGGTTMRLKGKGFSRKNGSRGDQLITLEIVFPSDPAELAKRLKDWQDDSKPRARLGV; translated from the coding sequence ATGGCCACGACCGCGACCGATCCCTATGCAATCCTTGGCGTTTCGCGCGGCGCGAACGAAAAGGATATCAAGAGCGCCTATCGCAAGCTCGCCAAGGAGCTGCATCCCGACCGCAACAAGGACAATCCTCAGGCGTCGGAGAAGTTCAGCAAGGTGACCAACGCCTACGATCTGCTGAGCGACAAGGACAAGCGCGCCCAGTTCGACCGGGGCGAGATCGATGCCGATGGAAACCCGGCCAACCCCTTTGCCGGAATGGGTGGCGGAATGGGTGGCGGAATGGGCGGGGGGGGCTTCCGCCCCGGCGCGGGCGGGCAGCGCGGCTATAATGCGCAGGATTTCCAGGGTTTCCAGTCGGACGATGTCGATCTCGGCGATATTTTCGAAGGGCTGTTCGGTGGCGGCGGCGGCCGCGCGCGCGGACCGCAAGGCATGGGCGGAATGGGCGGCGCGGCAGGCGGGTTCGGCGGTCGCCGGCCTCCCCCACCGCAGCCGAAGGGCGCGGATATTGCCTACCGGCTGAAGGTCCCTTTCCTCGACGCTGCCACCCGCGCGCCGCAGCGCATTACCCTGTCCGATGGCAAGACAATCGACTTGCAATTGCCCGCCGGTGTCGAAGATGGCACGCAAATGCGGCTGAAAGGCAAGGGCGAGCAGGGGCCGGGCGGCACAGGCGACGGGCTGGTAACGATTTCGGTCGAGCCGCACCCGTTCTTTACTCGCAATGGCGACGATGTGCGGCTGGACGTGCCGGTCACTCTGGACGAGGCGCTGAACGGCGCGAAGGTCAAGGTGCCGACTGTCGATGGCCCGGTGATGGTCACGATCAAGCCGCAAACCGATGGCGGCACCACCATGAGGCTCAAGGGCAAGGGCTTTTCCCGAAAGAACGGGAGCAGGGGCGATCAGCTGATTACGCTGGAAATCGTTTTCCCGAGTGATCCCGCGGAACTGGCCAAGCGCTTGAAAGATTGGCAGGACGATAGCAAGCCGCGCGCCAGGTTGGGGGTCTGA
- the pdxH gene encoding pyridoxamine 5'-phosphate oxidase, protein MSESEIPRGDPFALFDEWFAEARTSEPNDPNAVALATATPAGAPSVRMVLLKGHGPDLSGGAGGFTFYTNAQSRKGGEIRANMQAALLFHWKSLRRQIRIEGPLSEVSPEQADDYFHSRSRSSQIASAASQQSRPLPGRDDYVARMEALEAEYAGREVPRPPHWTGFTLTPQAIEFWLDRNARAHDRRKFTRSAPGAPWDSELLYP, encoded by the coding sequence ATGAGTGAGAGCGAGATACCCCGCGGCGACCCGTTCGCATTGTTCGATGAATGGTTTGCTGAGGCCAGGACGAGCGAACCGAACGATCCGAATGCAGTCGCGCTGGCCACCGCCACGCCCGCCGGTGCGCCTTCGGTACGGATGGTGCTGCTGAAAGGGCACGGCCCGGATCTGTCCGGCGGCGCTGGCGGATTCACCTTCTACACCAACGCGCAGAGCCGCAAGGGCGGCGAAATTCGGGCCAATATGCAGGCCGCCTTGCTGTTTCACTGGAAATCCTTGCGGCGGCAAATCCGCATCGAGGGTCCGCTCAGCGAAGTTTCCCCCGAGCAGGCCGACGACTATTTCCATTCGCGCAGCCGGTCCTCGCAAATCGCCTCGGCCGCATCGCAGCAGTCGCGCCCCTTGCCCGGCCGCGACGATTATGTGGCGCGGATGGAAGCGCTGGAGGCTGAATATGCGGGCCGCGAAGTGCCCCGGCCGCCGCATTGGACCGGCTTCACCCTTACGCCGCAAGCCATCGAGTTCTGGCTCGACCGCAATGCCAGAGCGCATGATCGGCGCAAATTCACTCGCTCTGCTCCCGGCGCGCCGTGGGATAGCGAACTGCTCTATCCATGA